The segment AATGATTACTAGAAAGGAAACCCAGACGTGGCCAACTTCGTCGCAGACGCCGACTTCGTAGCAAACGCCGACTTCGTCGCAGACGCCGTACAAGAGGATCTCGCCGGACTAGAGTCAATCGCCCGGCAAGACCCGGCAGTCTACCAATGGATTGTGAAAGAGCGCCAACGCCAGGAAGACCACCTGGAACTCATCGCTTCCGAGAATTACACGAGCGTAGCGGTTCGCGAGGCGTGCGGCTCTATTCTTACGAACAAGTACGCTGAAGGCTATCCGGGACGGCGCTATTACGGCGGCTGCGAATTCGTGGATGAGATCGAGCAACTGGCAATCGATCGCGCAAAGGCGCTCTTCGGCGCGGAACACGCCAACGTGCAGCCATATTCCGGTTCCAATCCCAATGCCGCGGTCTACCTTGCCATGCTGGAGCCCGGCGATACGGTCATGGGCATGTCCCTAGCCCAAGGCGGGCACCTCACTCACGGGCACCCCAAGAACTTTTCCGGACTCGTCTATAAATTCGTCCCCTATGGGGTGAATCTGGATACGGAGCTCATCGATTACGCCGAGGTGGAGCGCATTGCCCACGAGTGCCAGCCGCGCTTAATCGTCGGTGGGGCTACGGCTTACTCGCGCATCATTGACTTCGCCCGCTTGAGAGAAATTGCAGACTCCGTCGGCGCGCTCTTCATGGTAGACATGGCGCACATTGCCGGTCTCGTCGCCACCGGCCTCCATCCCAGCCCGGTGCCCCACGCGCATTTCGTAACCTCGTCCACCCACAAGACGCTGCGTGGGCCTCGCGGCGGCATAATCCTCTGCCAGGAGGAGTTTGCCAAGAAGGTGGATAGCGCGATATTTCCCGGCCTGCAAGGCGGCCCATTCATGCACATCATGGCAGGCAAAGCGGTAGCATTGGCGGAGGCGATGACGCCGGAATTCAGGGCGTATAGCGAGTCCGTCCTAGAAAACGCAGACGCGCTTGCCACGACTCTCAGGGAGCACGGCCTGCGCGTTGTCTCCGATGGCACGGATAACCACCTCATGGTCGTGGACTTTGGCAAAGAGGGACCCTCCGGCAAGGTGGTGGAGGCTGCTCTGGCCAAGGCCAACATCACCGTAAACAAGAACACGGTACCGCGCGAGACTCGCTCGGCGTTTGTGACCAGTGGCATTCGCATTGGGTCGCCGGCGGTTACGTCGCGCGGCATGGGCGTGCCGGAAATGCAGCGCATCGGGACCGGCATGGCAGAGGTAGTCCACAATCGCAAGGACGCGGCCACGTTGCAGCGAGTACAGCGGGACGTGCTCGATCTCTGTGACGCGTTCCCCGCGCCGGCGTAAGCATACAGCACCTAGTTCAAGGCACATTACTGTCAGTTCCGGAGACTGTATCCTAGTTCATATACGTTTATAGATTTGACAGTCAAGACTCTTTCATTTAGGGTATGTTGAAGGTAGGGAGTCACGCCTGCGAAAGGCTGCATGAATTGTGCAGCTTTGTTCGCTGCCTGGATGGGAGATCCCGGTGAAGTACCTTCAGGTCCCAATAAGCGTCCTCGTCTTTGCTGTCCTGGTTTTTGCCGCACTTTCTCCGGCCTTGGAAGTGCAGGCGGAGGTCACGCTGCCTCCCGGCACTGTCGTTTCCCTGCAGGGCACTCCCCACCTTTGGTTTGCTGATGATGAAGGTGTCCTGCATTGGGGCGGCGATACACGCGCCCTTTCCGGGCGTCTCATAGACTGGAATAAGCGCGTAGAGGTCAGCTTAGAAGAGCTCCAGGTCTTGGATGTCGGCGATCCATGGCTTTCCACCGGATTGCTGAAAGATGGCGATCCCATCTATCTGGTTAAGTGGGAAACGGAGTGGACGGACCCACAATTACTGCACATACAGTCTTTGAACGATGTGGAACTCTTCGGCATAGACAGCGGTAATTATGGAGAATTCGTGCTTGATCCGCCAACGTGGGAGGGCACGTACGGTCTGTCGGCGGATAGTCTTGTGCGCTTGGCGCTCGAGCCAGCCACAACTCCCTCAAGTCCGGCCCCGGGAACAGGTCCCACGGCTCCCGATAGTAGGGAGGCAATTCTTCTACGTTTGGTCAACAAGATTGAAGATGATGACGACGATGACGACTTGGACGACGACACTGAAACCGCAACGGCAACCGCAACAGCGACAGGAACAGGCGATCAAACGGCGACAGCGACGGCGACCGCGACCGACGACGGTACCTCAGTAACGCATACCGAAACGGACGATACGCCTGAGAGTCAGAATGTAGCGACCATTACTGCAACAGACACGGCAACAGCGACGGGGACAGGCGATCAAACGGCGACGGCGACGGCGACCGCGACGGGAACCGGTGATCTGACCGCTACGGCAACAGCCACGGCGACAGACGACGGCACCTCTGCAACTCAAACTGGTACCGACGACACGCCTCCCGGCCAGAATGTCTCCACAACGACTGCGACCGACACGGCAACGGCGACTGCCACAGGCAACCAGACAGCAACCGCCACGGCGACGGCTACGGATGACGGTACTTCAGTGACGGTCACCGATACTGACTCAACCGACGATACCCCAATCGAGAGCGGCTCGGAAGATGTCGATAGTGATGATGACAGCGACTAGCCGCGAAACACCGGGAGTCTGCCGCACATTGAAGCGGGCATGACGTGTCGAGCTTGCTTACCGCTCCGCCCTTGTCTCCGCAGGTGGCATTCCCGGACGATCAGCGCCTGAGCGACTTTCCTAGCCTCTTTGATGGAGATTGGGTCTGGCGCACGTACTGTTCCAGGCTTGGTGAGCCGGAGGAGATACCGCAGCGGCTGCGCTTGCGCCAACTGAGCTACAATCCCAGACGGAGCGTAACGGCCACCTACGTCGCTGAGTGGCCCTGGGACGAATTCGTCACCCAGCAGCAGTTCGCTATCGAGCTCATCCGCGACCGGCCGCCGCGGTTCTTTTGCTACCCCGATGACCCCTCCCTGCCCGGCCTTGCGGAGGCAGCCTCTCCACTGGCGGCCAGCCGCTTGCTCAGCCGGTATGTGCTCGCGACGTCAGTACAGCGCGTGCGGTTGGATCTTGTGCGCTACAGACCTGGCGGACATGCCGTATTGCGTCAAAAGCATGGCCGCGTGCGCTTCTACGTGCGGGTTATGCGGCCCGGCCGTGTGCCGCGACTTATGGCTGCTGCAGAGCTCGTTGGGCAGACCGGATTTGTGCTGCCCCGTTTGGCAGGCTGCTGGGCCGAAGGTGGCGTCGTGTGGCTGGCCGAAATACCGGGCAAGAATGTGCGCCGCCTCATCCGCAGAGGAGAAGACGTAGACCTCAATCCAATTCTTGACAGTCTTGAGCAGCTATGGGAAACCCCTCCAGCGGCCGGCGACGCCCGCCCGTTGAACCTCCACGGAGCCTACCGTCGCGCCAGGCGCGTCTTCCGGCAGGTACTGCGAGATCACGCCGCAATCCGCCTCAAGCTGCAGGATGCAACCGCAGTGCTGGACGACTTTGCCAGAGCGTGGCAACCTTCATCCGTCGCTCACAATGACTTCTATGACGACCAGATGATTCGTGTTTTCGACGGCAGACTTGCACTCGTAGACTTTGAGGAAACCGGATTAGGCGATCCAATGATCGACGTGGGCAATTTTCTCGCCCACATGCGTTGGACGGCACGGTTTGGGCGCGAAGGGGAGTCGAAGGCGAGCGGCGCTTATTACCAGGCCTTTCGCTCCGCAGCGTTGCAACGTTTTGGCTGGGAAGAGCGGGATCTCAATCTGCGTGAGGCCGTTTGTATCTTCCGGGTCTGCACCAACCCCGTGCGCCACCTTGCCCCGGACTGGCCGCAGCGACTGGATGCCGGCCTGTCGCTGGTGAATGAAGTGCTGTCTTAGCCGGTACCCGTGGTGGGTTGCAATCAGTCTGGTATTGGCTTTCAGTGGTGGTCCACTCTTGGACCGTACTGCAAGCCGCGAATGTCTTCCACAACCTCGATGATGGCCTGGCTCACCGTCTCCAGAATGCGCTCGCCTTTCCAGGCCGCGCCGAGGGTAGGATCGCCGCCGGTGCCGTCTGCCGACATCTTGCTGAGGTGGTCCACGTATTTCACCGGCGAGCCGCCCATCAGGTCGCGGTAGTGCCATTTGGTGCGGATTCTGTAGTCGGCTTGCGCCTTGTCCATTTGCACGCGTGCCGGATCGAGCGCCAAGTAGATTGAGGTCTCAAATTCGCCGGCGTGATCCATGCCGCCGGGATACTCAGATTCCCGCCATTCTTCAACTTCTTCCTTTGCAAGGTCCCAATAGGATACGAGAGCGCACGCGGCGTCGGAGTGCAGTGTGGCGAGGCGCGCGGCGACTTGCAGCAGTGGGTCGTTTGAGGCGTGTCCGTTTACAAAGAGGATGATTGGAAAGCGATGGCGCGCAAAGCTCACCGCCACGTCGTAGCAATAGTCGATGAAGTGCTGCGCCTGGACTGAGATAGTGCCGGGAAAGTCCATATTGTGCTCGTTGAAGCCGTAGTGGATCGGCGGCGCGCAGAGGAGTTTGCTAGAAGCGGCTTGTGCCGCGCGCTCGCAGACGGCGAGCGCCGCGACGTTATCAGTGTCTATCGGTAAATGCGGACCGTGCTGTTCGATGGCCGCTACGGGCAACAAGACGGCCTTTTGCTCCCGCGCTGCCTGTCGCACTTCCGGCCAGGTGAGCTTTGCGTAGCGCCATTCCGCCATGACTTTCCTTTTCGTCGGCGTTCCACGGAGGACTGCATCCGTCCATCTAGTATAGACAAACG is part of the Chloroflexota bacterium genome and harbors:
- a CDS encoding serine hydroxymethyltransferase, yielding MARQDPAVYQWIVKERQRQEDHLELIASENYTSVAVREACGSILTNKYAEGYPGRRYYGGCEFVDEIEQLAIDRAKALFGAEHANVQPYSGSNPNAAVYLAMLEPGDTVMGMSLAQGGHLTHGHPKNFSGLVYKFVPYGVNLDTELIDYAEVERIAHECQPRLIVGGATAYSRIIDFARLREIADSVGALFMVDMAHIAGLVATGLHPSPVPHAHFVTSSTHKTLRGPRGGIILCQEEFAKKVDSAIFPGLQGGPFMHIMAGKAVALAEAMTPEFRAYSESVLENADALATTLREHGLRVVSDGTDNHLMVVDFGKEGPSGKVVEAALAKANITVNKNTVPRETRSAFVTSGIRIGSPAVTSRGMGVPEMQRIGTGMAEVVHNRKDAATLQRVQRDVLDLCDAFPAPA
- a CDS encoding phosphotransferase, whose product is MSSLLTAPPLSPQVAFPDDQRLSDFPSLFDGDWVWRTYCSRLGEPEEIPQRLRLRQLSYNPRRSVTATYVAEWPWDEFVTQQQFAIELIRDRPPRFFCYPDDPSLPGLAEAASPLAASRLLSRYVLATSVQRVRLDLVRYRPGGHAVLRQKHGRVRFYVRVMRPGRVPRLMAAAELVGQTGFVLPRLAGCWAEGGVVWLAEIPGKNVRRLIRRGEDVDLNPILDSLEQLWETPPAAGDARPLNLHGAYRRARRVFRQVLRDHAAIRLKLQDATAVLDDFARAWQPSSVAHNDFYDDQMIRVFDGRLALVDFEETGLGDPMIDVGNFLAHMRWTARFGREGESKASGAYYQAFRSAALQRFGWEERDLNLREAVCIFRVCTNPVRHLAPDWPQRLDAGLSLVNEVLS
- a CDS encoding creatininase family protein; this encodes MAEWRYAKLTWPEVRQAAREQKAVLLPVAAIEQHGPHLPIDTDNVAALAVCERAAQAASSKLLCAPPIHYGFNEHNMDFPGTISVQAQHFIDYCYDVAVSFARHRFPIILFVNGHASNDPLLQVAARLATLHSDAACALVSYWDLAKEEVEEWRESEYPGGMDHAGEFETSIYLALDPARVQMDKAQADYRIRTKWHYRDLMGGSPVKYVDHLSKMSADGTGGDPTLGAAWKGERILETVSQAIIEVVEDIRGLQYGPRVDHH